Part of the Bacillota bacterium genome, CTCTCGATTACATCACTGTCGCTGTCAATAACAACTAGATCGTATTTTTCTCTGGATAACGCTTCGGCAATTTGATATCCCAGTTTTCCGCTGCCGATGACAATAATCCTCATATAAAATAGTGCCTCCATTTTATCTGCAGCTAAAATTAAACGACATAAACAAACTGGCCAGCCATTTATCTATTACAGGTTATTTCGGGAGCGAAGCTGCAATCCCTGCTTTAAGAATTCTGTCTTAGCTGGATCTGATTTGCTATAATGCCAGTAGACTGCTAAACATTGTACTACCGGTAAGAATAAAAAGAAAGGGGATAAGACATGAACCGGTTGGTGGTAAAGTACGGCAGCGAGCCCAAGAATATGACCCGAGAAGCCCTGGACGCTATTGCCGCTGCTGCTACTATAGACTGTAAGGCCCGGATCGGCATTAAACCCAACTTAGTGGTGGACCGGCCGGCAGCTCTCGGAGCTACCACCTCGGCGGAAGTGGTGGCCGGTATCATTGAATATCTGCAGGACGCCGGTTGCCGGAACATCGTGGTGCTAGAGAGTAGCTCCATCGGGCATAGCACCGCCCGTGCCTTTTCTGTTTGCGGCTATGATAACCTGGCGTCTAGATATGGCGTAAAACTCATGGATCTTAAACACGATAAGGCTACCGCCGTAACTGCCGCCGGCCTTAATTTCACCGTCTGCCAAACCGCCTTGGGTCTCGATTACCTGATTAACGTCCCGGTACTCAAGGCCCATTGCCAGACCAATCTCACTTGTGCCTTGAAGAACCTAAAAGGCTGTATCCCGGACAGAGAAAAACGGCGCTTCCATTCCCTGGGGCTTCACCGTCCCATCGCTGCTTTGAACGTCGCCGTGAAGACTGACCTGGTGGTAGTGGATGGGATGTGTGGCGATCTTACTTTTGAAGAAGGCGGCAACCCCGTCCCCATGAACCGCGTC contains:
- a CDS encoding DUF362 domain-containing protein; translation: MNRLVVKYGSEPKNMTREALDAIAAAATIDCKARIGIKPNLVVDRPAALGATTSAEVVAGIIEYLQDAGCRNIVVLESSSIGHSTARAFSVCGYDNLASRYGVKLMDLKHDKATAVTAAGLNFTVCQTALGLDYLINVPVLKAHCQTNLTCALKNLKGCIPDREKRRFHSLGLHRPIAALNVAVKTDLVVVDGMCGDLTFEEGGNPVPMNRVIAGFDPVLVDAYAAELIGLDSKAIEYITLAEQFGVGSSNLDKAEIVELGAEERPQVATLASPLARQLSQYIDARSACSICYGSLVHALARLKEERLLNRLPEKIKIGQEFRGRKEKGIGIGACTAGLSFNLPGCPPKAKDIVEFLRAYVS